Proteins co-encoded in one Diaminobutyricimonas sp. LJ205 genomic window:
- the rpsR gene encoding 30S ribosomal protein S18: MAGKSSGDRRKPLRGAKGGKNAAPAKSIRVGVIDYKDVATLRKFISERGKIRARRITGVSVQEQRLIARAVKNAREMALLPYAGSGR, from the coding sequence ATGGCTGGAAAGAGCAGCGGCGACCGCCGCAAGCCACTCCGCGGGGCCAAGGGCGGCAAGAACGCCGCTCCCGCGAAGTCGATCCGCGTGGGCGTCATCGATTACAAGGATGTCGCCACTCTGCGCAAGTTCATCTCCGAGCGGGGAAAGATCCGCGCTCGTCGTATCACCGGTGTCTCCGTGCAGGAGCAGCGCCTCATCGCCCGCGCCGTTAAGAACGCGCGCGAGATGGCGCTTCTGCCCTACGCCGGCTCCGGCAGATAG